Proteins encoded together in one Procambarus clarkii isolate CNS0578487 chromosome 11, FALCON_Pclarkii_2.0, whole genome shotgun sequence window:
- the LOC123758329 gene encoding uncharacterized protein has translation MKMASEPKSDSLSTQNEITQNTSTNSDPFLDDWSSLDSSGHLKKEECQDRIVQVSVPEYEGHLLSAIRASRKNEDLTDGSIVVQNHTFNVHRLIISAFSNTLRKSFVDESSRVVVINDMDPYIMSCILDFIYGNLAIVKENQLLSFFKAAKQLDIEHLQTPGLMKLEQNLLIQNKSLDSSSGTERSSDASHSLKTTKFPKQDRSVLGLTSCPHSSPNTDNSHDSKHNDLSVLKARLPPSLSLVVLDEKKCKATIGDYTDKMTRNGEGKARVSSEPLDKRNEEEKTHCCCCKKSNESSQEKQKEVVEEDGENQSLMKKLKKFGTVISSSSVNTLLDIPAWLFSSSSISLTPIQSSNKVSTPKDSRHFNKTTTTEVPSQSPITDPDIIEIDSFPSKFSPTSVSKTSQNSFPNQQKQAASGPSPTNRSYYAGDNTGSKRGRVPSGLRGGHGRKYITSNAQAHEGTPSLRQENVGNRRFNFGSSRGRFNKMPHAVSRGGYYSVKQNPTAQVGTGRGRGCNRGRRNTLAGKAIYSRVSKITDDRPGVSKATVLWNGKEPIDIIDSGITVQLLDTAAEVIQNSFCLNSGVILNNHNNLDSENSQLESLQLSENTGNTIATHPPDSHSEVKGLLQSSENTSTVIRKSDQSSDLQPSENNQNAILAQSQEHSSTPSELSSSLADDQTTAKEISRDLDGKSSEVENDLPNLTEELTDKLDADAKEEKNQPSTSETAGDGETAGDDGDDLSVSNTDVKPTTSNGDSVQLDNADEQDQPVKPSTARKQKKRWGRPKFDQQCTVCKKHFSNHSSLVMHMRIHSEENPFHCSSCDYRTELYNSMKKHVAGKHKRALKESEGKRHHAPVVCPSQVFEKPGKITKVDDLQKQEMEINDESQKVEDKMQSEEIETNNKEDEPSVSQKDDTEVKENPLVESGNDKKRKSGTDEASVSNKSQTLTKVVKKRK, from the exons GAAGATCTGACTGATGGCAGCATAGTGGTACAAAACCACACATTTAATGTTCACCGCTTGATTATAAGCGCCTTCAGCAACACTCTCAGGAAGTCTTTCGTGGATGAATCATCACGTGTCGTTGTGATTAATGACATGGATCCATATATAATGTCTTGTATACTGGACTTTATATATGGCAATTTGGCTATTGTTAAGGAAAACCAGCTTTTAAGTTTCTTTAAAGCTGCAAAACAGTTAGATATAGAGCATCTGCAAACTCCAGGACTCATGAAATTGGAACAAAATTTGTTGATTCAGAACAAATCCCTAGATAGTAGTAGTGGTACAGAAAGGTCAAGTGATGCCTCACATTCTCTTAAGACTACAAAATTCCCGAAGCAGGATCGAAGTGTGTTGGGCCTGACCAGCTGCCCACACAGTAGTCCTAATACAGATAATTCGCATGATTCCAAACATAATGATTTGTCAGTACTCAAAGCTCGTCTTCCGCCTTCTCTTTCACTGGTGGTGTTAGATGAGAAAAAGTGTAAAGCGACCATCGGTGACTATACTGATAAGATGACACGTAACGGTGAAGGTAAGGCAAGGGTTAGCAGTGAACCTTTGGATAAAAGAAATGAGGAGGAAAAAactcattgttgttgttgtaaaaAGTCAAATGAAAGCTCACAAGAGAAGCAAAAGGAAGTTGTCGAGGAGGATGGTGAAAATCAAAGCCTAATGAAGAAACTCAAGAAATTTGGAACAGTGATTAGTTCAAGTAGTGTCAATACCTTACTGGATATCCCTGCATGGCTTTTTTCCAGTAGTTCTATTTCATTAACACCTATACAGTCATCTAACAAAGTTTCTACACCTAAAGACAGCAGACATTTCAATAAAACAACCACAACTGAGGTTCCATCACAATCACCAATTACAGATCCAGATATAATTGAAATTGATTCATTTCCTTCAAAGTTTTCACCAACATCAGTTAGTAAAACTTCTCAAAATTCTTTCCCAAATCAGCAGAAGCAAGCTGCAAGTGGACCTTCCCCTACTAACAGAAGCTATTATGCCGGTGACAACACTGGTTCAAAAAGAGGTCGTGTGCCTTCGGGTCTGAGAGGAGGACATGGTAGAAAATATATTACAAGTAATGCTCAAGCACATGAGGGTACACCTTCATTGAGACAAGAAAATGTAGGCAATAGAAGATTCAATTTTGGCAGTTCAAGAGGCAGGTTTAACAAAATGCCACACGCTGTAAGTAGAGGAGGCTATTATTCGGTGAAACAAAACCCAACAGCACAGGTTGGTACTGGAAGAGGCAGAGGCTGTAACAGAGGAAGGAGAAATACTCTAGCTGGCAAGGCTATTTACTCGAGAGTAAGTAAAATCACTGATGATAGACCAGGGGTATCCAAGGCTACCGTCTTGTGGAATGGAAAGGAACCTATTGATATTATTGACTCCGGTATTACTGTTCAACTTTTAGATACTGCCGCAGAAGTAATACAGAATTCATTCTGTTTGAATTCTGGCGTAATATTAAATAACCATAATAACTTAGATTCAGAAAATTCACAGCTAGAAAGCCTGCAACTTTCAGAGAATACAGGAAATACAATTGCAACTCACCCACCAGACTCACACTCAGAGGTGAAAGGATTGctacagtcatcagaaaatacatCTACAGTCATCAGAAAATCAGATCAGTCATCAGATCTTCAgccatcagaaaataaccaaaatgcaatattagctcAGTCACAAGAGCATTCATCAACACCATCTGAATTGTCTTCATCCCTTGCTGATGATCAGACTACTGCCAAGGAAATATCCAGAGACTTAGATGGCAAATCCTCTGAGGTAGAAAATGATTTGCCCAATTtaacagaggaattgacagataaACTGGATGCTGATGCTAAAGAGGAAAAAAATCAACCCAGCACAAGTGAAACTGCTGGAGATGGAGAAACTGCTGGAGATGACGGAGATGATCTGTCAGTAAGTAATACTGACGTTAAACCAACGACCTCCAATGGTGACTCCGTACAGCTGGATAATGCAGATGAGCAAGACCAGCCAGTTAAACCCAGT ACTGCGAGGAAGCAGAAAAAGCGATGGGGACGACCAAAGTTTGATCAGCAGTGCACTGTTTGTAAAAAACACTTTTCAAATCACTCGTCACTGGTCATGCATATGCGCATTCATTCAGAAGAAAATCCGTTCCATTGTTCATCTTGCGATTACCGCACTGAATTATATAATAGCATGAAGAAACATGTCGCTGGCAAACACAAGCGAGCACTCAAAGAGAGTGAAGGCAAGCGCCACCACGCCCCAGTAGTCTGTCCCAGTCAGGTCTTTGAGAAACCCGGTAAAATTACGAAAGTAGATGATCTCCAGAAACAGGAGATGGAAATCAACGATGAAAGTCAGAAAGTTGAAGACAAAATGCAAAGCGAGGAAATTGAGACAAATAACAAAGAGGATGAGCCAAGTGTTTCGCAGAAAGATGATACAGAGGTAAAGGAAAATCCTTTAGTTGAATCTGGTAATGATAAGAAAAGAAAAAGTGGTACAGATGAAGCCAGTGTATCCAATAAAAGCCAAACACTTACTAAAGTGGTTAAGAAAAGAAAGTAA
- the LOC123758328 gene encoding pyrroline-5-carboxylate reductase 1, whose amino-acid sequence MNKIILLSVILSTTRAANSTNTTRPATVRVLQDQPTVSVLQDQPTVQYYKTSQQYEYYKTSQQYEYYKTSQQYQYYKTSQQYQYYKTSQQYEYYKTSQQYEYYKTSQQYEYYKTSQQYEYYKTSQQYEYYKTSQQYEYYKTSQQYEYYKTSQQYEYYKTSQQYEYYKTSNSTSTTRPANSTSTTRPANSTSTTRPANSLTFRHTIIDLYLSELLPLG is encoded by the coding sequence ATGAATAAAATTATTTTGTTGTCAGTAATTTTGAGTACTACAAGAGCAGCCAACAGTACCAATACTACAAGACCAGCCACAGTACGAGTACTACAAGACCAGCCAACAGTATCAGTACTACAAGACCAGCCAACAGTACAGTACTACAAGACCAGCCAACAGTACGAGTACTACAAGACCAGCCAACAGTACGAGTACTACAAGACCAGCCAACAGTATCAGTACTACAAGACCAGCCAACAGTATCAGTACTACAAGACCAGCCAACAGTACGAGTACTACAAGACCAGCCAACAGTACGAGTACTACAAGACCAGCCAACAGTACGAGTACTACAAGACCAGCCAACAGTACGAGTACTACAAGACCAGCCAACAGTACGAGTACTACAAGACCAGCCAACAGTACGAGTACTACAAGACCAGCCAACAGTACGAGTACTACAAGACCAGCCAACAGTACGAGTACTACAAGACCAGCCAACAGTACGAGTACTACAAGACCAGCAACAGTACGAGTACTACAAGACCAGCCAACAGTACGAGTACTACAAGACCAGCCAACAGTACGAGTACTACAAGACCAGCCAACAGTTTAACTTTTAGACATACAATTATTGACTTATATTTATCTGAATTGTTACCGTTGGGCTGA